A region of the Methanomassiliicoccales archaeon genome:
GACATCCTGCCGAGCGAGGACCTGTGGATGTGCACCACATGCTATTCATGTGTGGAGCGCTGCCCCCGCGATGTTGAAATCGTGGACATAATCATCCTGTTGAGGAACATGGCCGTGGCCAAAGGATACATGGCCGAGGACCATAAGAAGGTCGGACGCTCCCTGTTGAAGACCGGAGCAACCGTCCCTATGCCCGACAACATCAAGCAGCTGAGGGTTAGCATGGGCCTATCCGCCGAACCGCCTACCACTGTCGGAGACGCCAAGGCAATGGCCGATTTCCGCAAGATAATGGAGAAGACTGGATTCGATAAGCTCATCGGAGGTCAATAAATGACTAATGACAAGTTCGCACTGTTCCTGGGCTGCGTCGCCCCCCTTAGATACCCTGGTATTGAGAAGGCCACCCGTGAGGTGTTCAAGAACCTCGGTTACAACCTGAAGGAAATGACCGGCGCCGGATGCTGCCCCGCCCCTGGTGTCATACGTTCCTTTAACCAGGCCACCTGGCTGGCTCTTGC
Encoded here:
- the hdrC gene encoding CoB--CoM heterodisulfide reductase subunit C; the protein is MSNVKIPDPAFAQSIIDAGGKTLDLCYQCGTCTGSCPSGRTTAFRTRQLIRKAQLGLKDDILPSEDLWMCTTCYSCVERCPRDVEIVDIIILLRNMAVAKGYMAEDHKKVGRSLLKTGATVPMPDNIKQLRVSMGLSAEPPTTVGDAKAMADFRKIMEKTGFDKLIGGQ